One window of Pyrus communis chromosome 12, drPyrComm1.1, whole genome shotgun sequence genomic DNA carries:
- the LOC137711103 gene encoding gamma carbonic anhydrase-like 2, mitochondrial produces the protein MAAVARVSRRALTSFSSSAQPSAFHRTFSAEAAKAAAITPSPDRVKWDYRGQRRIIPLGQWLPKIAVDAYVAPNVVLAGQVTVCDGASVWPGSVLRGDLNKITVGFCSNVQERCVLHAAWSSPTGLPAETSIERFVTIGAYSLLRSCTIEPECIVGQHSILMEGSLVETHAILEAGSVLPPGRRIPTGELWAGNPARFVRTLTHEETLEIPKLAVAINDLSKEYFQEFLPYSTVYLEVEKFKKSLGISI, from the exons ATGGCAGCCGTAGCTCGCGTCTCCAGGAGAGCCTTAACCTCCTTCTCCAGCTCAGCCCAGCCATCCGCCTTCCACCGCACCTTCTCCGCCGAAGCAGCAAAAGCCGCGGCAATAACACCCTCGCCGGATCGGGTCAAGTGGGACTACAGAGGCCAGAGAAGGATAATTCCACTCGGCCAGTGGCTCCCGAAGATCGCCGTCGACGCATACGTGGCACCCAACGTGGTCTTGGCGGGTCAGGTCACGGTCTGCGACGGAGCATCCGTTTGGCCAGGGTCGGTCCTCCGCGGCGATCTCAATAAGATCACCGTCGGATTCTGCTCCAATGTTCAGGAAAGATGTGTCCTCCACGCCGCTTGGTCTTCCCCCACAG GACTTCCAGCAGAGACATCCATTGAGAGGTTTGTGACTATTGGCGCATACAGTCTGTTGCGGTCCTGCACGATTGAGCCAGAATGCATTGTTGGGCAGCATTCGATCCTAATGGAAGGTTCCTTGGTGGAGACCCACGCTATCCTTGAAGCTGGATCTGTACTTCCCCCGGGGAGGAGAATTCCAACTGGTGAACTTTGGGCTGGAAACCCGGCAAGGTTTGTCCGAACTCTAACACATGAAGAGACCTTGGAGATCCCCAAACTCGCGGTCGCGATAAATGATTTAAGCAAAGAATATTTCCAAGAATTCCTCCCGTACTCCACAGTATATTTGGAGGTTGAAAAGTTCAAGAAGTCTTTGGGGATTTCCATTTGA
- the LOC137711651 gene encoding agamous-like MADS-box protein AGL19 isoform X1 has protein sequence MGRGKVELKRIDNPTSRHVTFSKRRNGLLKKAFELSILCDAEVAVIVFSHSGKAYEFASHDINRTIAMYRREVGLPESNNSTFRRARTMEYWRNETEELRRSIQNLEMRLKNLAGEELSTLGMQELKQLERQLKTGVERIRSKSRQIISENVNLLKRKHKELQEENKRLQKRSKEFHFADVTSSTSTTTSGANACMSAFPSYIDLLN, from the exons ATGGGGAGGGGGAAAGTGGAGCTGAAGAGAATAGATAACCCAACAAGCAGACATGTGACCTTCTCCAAACGCAGAAATGGACTGCTGAAGAAGGCTTTTGAGCTCTCTATCCTCTGCGATGCTGAAGTTGCCGTCATCGTCTTCTCTCACTCTGGCAAGGCCTACGAATTTGCAAGCCACGA CATAAATAGGACCATTGCCATGTATAGACGTGAAGTAGGGTTGCCTGAATCAAACAACTCAACCTTCAGAAGGGCCAGAACCATGGAG TATTGGAGGAATGAAACCGAAGAGTTAAGAAGATCAATACAGAACCTCGAAATGCGGCTGAA GAACTTGGCTGGAGAAGAGCTATCAACGCTTGGTATGCAAGAATTAAAGCAGTTGGAAAGACAGTTAAAAACTGGGGTTGAACGCATCCGCTCTAAATCG AGACAGATCATTTCGGAGAACGTCAACTTGCTGAAAAGAAAG CATAAAGAATTGCAAGAAGAAAACAAGCGTCTGCAAAAAAGA TCGAAGGAGTTTCATTTTGCTGATGTCACCTCGTCGACCTCGACAACTACTTCGGGAGCAAATGCATGCATGAGTGCATTTCCAAGTTACATAGACTTGCTAAACTAA
- the LOC137711651 gene encoding MADS-box transcription factor 13-like isoform X2: MGRGKVELKRIDNPTSRHVTFSKRRNGLLKKAFELSILCDAEVAVIVFSHSGKAYEFASHDINRTIAMYRREVGLPESNNSTFRRARTMEYWRNETEELRRSIQNLEMRLKNLAGEELSTLGMQELKQLERQLKTGVERIRSKSRQIISENVNLLKRKHKELQEENKRLQKRVKSKEFHFADVTSSTSTTTSGANACMSAFPSYIDLLN; encoded by the exons ATGGGGAGGGGGAAAGTGGAGCTGAAGAGAATAGATAACCCAACAAGCAGACATGTGACCTTCTCCAAACGCAGAAATGGACTGCTGAAGAAGGCTTTTGAGCTCTCTATCCTCTGCGATGCTGAAGTTGCCGTCATCGTCTTCTCTCACTCTGGCAAGGCCTACGAATTTGCAAGCCACGA CATAAATAGGACCATTGCCATGTATAGACGTGAAGTAGGGTTGCCTGAATCAAACAACTCAACCTTCAGAAGGGCCAGAACCATGGAG TATTGGAGGAATGAAACCGAAGAGTTAAGAAGATCAATACAGAACCTCGAAATGCGGCTGAA GAACTTGGCTGGAGAAGAGCTATCAACGCTTGGTATGCAAGAATTAAAGCAGTTGGAAAGACAGTTAAAAACTGGGGTTGAACGCATCCGCTCTAAATCG AGACAGATCATTTCGGAGAACGTCAACTTGCTGAAAAGAAAG CATAAAGAATTGCAAGAAGAAAACAAGCGTCTGCAAAAAAGA GTTAAGTCGAAGGAGTTTCATTTTGCTGATGTCACCTCGTCGACCTCGACAACTACTTCGGGAGCAAATGCATGCATGAGTGCATTTCCAAGTTACATAGACTTGCTAAACTAA
- the LOC137711541 gene encoding uncharacterized protein yields the protein MADWGPVLIAVVLFVLLTPGLLFQIPGRGRLVEFGNMQTSAASIVVHTIIYFGLLTIFLIAIGVHIYAG from the coding sequence ATGGCAGACTGGGGTCCTGTGTTGATAGCGGTGGTGCTGTTTGTGCTGTTGACACCCGGGCTTTTGTTTCAGATACCCGGACGTGGGAGGTTGGTGGAGTTCGGGAACATGCAGACCAGCGCCGCTTCCATCGTGGTGCACACCATCATCTACTTTGGCCTCCTCACCATCTTCCTTATTGCCATTGGAGTTCACATCTATGCTGGTTAA